Part of the Streptomyces sp. NBC_01460 genome, ACCGGCGCCGTTCTCAAGACAGGCAGCGGTGCCGGTGCGGTCACCATCGCCCCGACCTCGCTGAAGAAGCTCACCTTCGAGATCACGAGCTCGACGGGGACTCCGAAGGTCGCCGAGTTCGAGACGTACGCCGGATAGCGGCGCGGTCCCGGCGTCCGTCCGGGACCGTGGCTGGTCCCCGGTGACCGTCCGGAACCGGCTGCCCCCTCGGAGCCGTCCGGGACCGGCCGGCCCCCGGCACCTTCCGGGGCGGCCGACACGCAGGAAAGCGGCGAGCCGTGACGACGGCTCGCCGCCGGATCTCCCGGAGCGGGGGCCGTCGCACGCGACGGCCCCCGCTCCCGCATGTCCGGGAGACGGACCCACGAGCCTCCGGCAGCAGGCCGTACCGGACGGCGACCGGCCCCGCGCCGAGCCCTGTGATGCAATCGGGGGACCGGGCCGTGCGAGCTCCCCGCCGGCCGGACCGATCCCGACTCGCGACAAGGAAGCGTCATGACCAGCACAGACTCCGCCCCCTCCGCGTCCGCGCCGATCTGGTCCGCGAAGATCTTCGACGGTTCCTGGCGTGAGGCGGGGGGCGGCACCATGGACGTCACCGCACCCGCCACCGGCACGGTCGTCGCGACCGTGGGAGCGGCCACCCCCGGGGACGTCGACGCCTCCGTGGCGTCGGCCAGGACGGCCCAGCGCGCCTGGGCGAAGCTCGCTCACGCCGAGCGGGCGCAGGTCTTCATCAAGGCGTCCGCCCTGCTCTCCGCGGACCCGGACCGCATCGTGCGGTGGCTCGTCCCCGAATCCGGTTCCGGACAGGGCAAGGCGCAGTTCGAGGTCGGTCTGCTCGTCGCGGAGCTCAACGAGGCAGCCGCGCTGACCTCGGAGCCCTACGGAGAGCTGCTGCGGAGCTCGAAGCCCCGGCTCTCCGCCGTCCGCCGGGTCCCGCTGGGGGTCGTGGGCGTCATCAGTCCGTTCAACTTCCCCGCCGTCCTCGCTCTGCGTTCGGTGGCCCCGGCCCTGGCCGCGGGCAACGCGGTGGTCCTCAAGCCCGATCCGCGTACCCCGGTCTCCGGCGGCCTGGCCCTCGCCGAGCTGCTGGCCGAGGCGGGCCTGCCCGAGGGGCTGCTGCACGTCCTGCCCGGCGGATCCGACATCGGTGAGGCCCTGGTCACGCACCCGGACGTCCCGTGCATCTCCTTCACCGGCTCCACCCCGGCCGGGCGTGCCATCGGTGCGGCCGCCGGGCCCCTGCTCAAGAAGGTCCACCTCGAACTGGGCGGGAACAACGCCCTCCTGGTCCTCCCGGACGCCGACCTGGAGGCCGCGGCCTCGGCCGGCGCCTGGGGTTCCTTCCTGCACCAGGGCCAGATCTGCATGACCACCGGCCGCCACCTGGTCCACGTGTCGCAGGCCGCCGAGTACGCCGCCAGGCTCGTCGAGAAGGCGAACGCCCTCCCCGTCGGCGACCCCACCGACCCGGCCAACGCCCTCGGCCCGGTCATCGACGAGCGGCAGCGCGACCGGATCCACTCGATCGTCACGCGCAGCGTCGAGCAGGGCGCGGTGCTCGCCGCGGGCGGTACCTACGACGGCCTCTTCTACCGGCCGACCGTGCTGACCGACGTCCCGCCGGACTCCCCGGCGTTCGCCGAGGAGGTGTTCGGCCCGGTCGCCCCCGTCGTCGCGTACGAGACGGTCGACGAGGCCATCGACCTCGTCAACGCCTCGGAGTACGGGCTCTCCGTCTCGATCCTCACGGCGAACGCCTTCGCCGCGTGGGAGCTCGCCGACCGGATCGAATCGGGCGCGGTGCACATCAACGACCAGACGGTGGACGACGAGGCCGTGGCCCCCTTCGGCGGCAGCAAGGCGTCCGGCACGGGAGGCCGGTTCGGCGGCAGGGCGAGCCTGGACACCTTCTCGGACCTGCAGTGGATCACCGCGCAGGCGCACATCGAGCGCTACCCCTTCTGACGACGCGGGGGCCGCGGTGCTCCCCGTCCCCAGCGAGCGCGTGGGCCGACCCGCGCCGCTCCGGCCACCCACCCTTCCCTTCCTGGAGTTCCTCTTGAGCAGCGAGACCGTCCCCACCCCCGACGCCCTCGACGTGCAGGCGATCCGTGCCTGCTTCCCGGCGCTGAAGGCGGGAACCGCCCGCTTCGACGCGCCCGGTGGCACCCAGACGCCCCAGCAGGTCATCGACGCGATCACCGAGGCGCTCACCCGGCCCCTGGCCAACCGCGGGGTGCTCACCGAGGGCGGACGCAACGCCGAGGCGATCGTGACCGGCGCGCGCCGGGCCCTGGCCGACCTGCTCGGATCGGAGGCGGAATCGGTGGTGTTCGGGCGCAGCGCCACGCAGCTCGTCTACGACCTGGCGCGCACCCTGGCCAAGGACTGGGGCCCGGGGGACGAGGTGGTGGTGTCCCGGCTGGACCACGACTCGAACATACGGCCCTGGATCCAGGCCGCCGAGGCGGTCGGGGCGACGGTCCGCCGGGCCGACTTCGACCCCGCGACGGGTGAGCTGGGCGCCGGGCACATCGAGGCCGTGCTGTCCCGCCGCACCCGGCTCGTCGCCGTCACCGCGGCCTCCAACCTCATCGGTACCCGCCCCGACATCCCGGCCCTCGCGGCGCTGGTGCACCGGGCCGGCGCCCTCTTCCACGTCGACGCGGTGCACTACGCCTCGCACGCGACGGTCGACCTGACCGCACTCGGGGCGGACACCCTGGTCTGCTCGCCGTACAAAT contains:
- a CDS encoding aldehyde dehydrogenase family protein, encoding MTSTDSAPSASAPIWSAKIFDGSWREAGGGTMDVTAPATGTVVATVGAATPGDVDASVASARTAQRAWAKLAHAERAQVFIKASALLSADPDRIVRWLVPESGSGQGKAQFEVGLLVAELNEAAALTSEPYGELLRSSKPRLSAVRRVPLGVVGVISPFNFPAVLALRSVAPALAAGNAVVLKPDPRTPVSGGLALAELLAEAGLPEGLLHVLPGGSDIGEALVTHPDVPCISFTGSTPAGRAIGAAAGPLLKKVHLELGGNNALLVLPDADLEAAASAGAWGSFLHQGQICMTTGRHLVHVSQAAEYAARLVEKANALPVGDPTDPANALGPVIDERQRDRIHSIVTRSVEQGAVLAAGGTYDGLFYRPTVLTDVPPDSPAFAEEVFGPVAPVVAYETVDEAIDLVNASEYGLSVSILTANAFAAWELADRIESGAVHINDQTVDDEAVAPFGGSKASGTGGRFGGRASLDTFSDLQWITAQAHIERYPF
- a CDS encoding cysteine desulfurase-like protein; amino-acid sequence: MSSETVPTPDALDVQAIRACFPALKAGTARFDAPGGTQTPQQVIDAITEALTRPLANRGVLTEGGRNAEAIVTGARRALADLLGSEAESVVFGRSATQLVYDLARTLAKDWGPGDEVVVSRLDHDSNIRPWIQAAEAVGATVRRADFDPATGELGAGHIEAVLSRRTRLVAVTAASNLIGTRPDIPALAALVHRAGALFHVDAVHYASHATVDLTALGADTLVCSPYKFLGPHLGVLTGRRELLESLRPDKLLPSSDAVPERFELGTLPYELLAGATAAVDFLAGLVPGAGSRRESLGRAFTALASHEDRLRGRIEEGLATLDGVTVHSRAARRTPTTLFTVAGRAPGDVSRQLAERGVDAPAGSFYALEASRWLGLGDEGGIRVGLAPYTCDEDVDRLLNALDVPRG